The genome window gcatttcgaatgggtagggccacgaattgccgtttttatttgtcctgattatagcctacacttgggtcacaatcaaatagtataatcagtatgattagaaagcatcaatcatttgacacgtcaagtccagttgcataggattagaaaatgtcaacgctcaccaccccgtcttaaacgttcccagagaagttcctccgcctctcgttgtgctggatgacgtcactggcaatggtgagaccatccacactggccaaagcatccctgtgtgtgtggctgcacatcaagtcattgagtctcctttgagtcattgttgaccttagataagtcttcatacgatgAAGGGTTGAGCAGGGTTCAAGGgttcaacagcctgtgtacatctggcaatagGGGTTTCGACGCTTCATCGTTCATTtgaacgttactattgcttaaatttagcgaacacactagcaggtagtctacttacatagagcgctggtattttgttctgtgaaattcacgtccgtgtgacgctaagctcatgtgacacaaataaccaatcaatcattaggaaacagagtttgtagcttgtgataggctacgtactgtacgtaggcttacagctagcgGAGATTAGCCCGGGAAGCACGCAAAAGGGCAATAtattaagaatgtaacgtatttgcgatttgaatttttacacatgtttatgtttgatgcacgccaaagtaggtatggccacggccccactggccataccggttccgcagcctatagtgtaccctgttaagtgccaggagggatGCCGCGACTTGTACACCAGGGAAACCAAaccgacgctggccaagaggatggcacaacacaggaaagctaatacgtcagaccaggactccacagtctacaccatctacaccatctacatgccaggactccacagtctacaccatctacaccatctacatgccaggactccacagtctacaccatctacacagtctacaccatctacatgccaggactccacagtctacaccatctacacagtctacaccatctacaggccaggacaccacagtctacaccatctacagaccaggactccacagtctacaccatctacacagtctacaccatctacagaccaggactccacagtctgcaccatctacagaccaggactccacagtctgcaccatctacaggccagtggccacgctttcaaggatgaggaagtgcacattcttgatagggaggaacgctggtttgaacagggagtcaaagatgccatctatgtgaagagggaacgaccatccctgaaccgcgggggggggggggggctaagagtacatctgtcaccatcttacaatgctgcgattgcaaacattcccaaatcaaaGTTTCCAAAATTGGGTgacacagtggtccagtggttagcgctgtcgtctcacagcaagaaggtcctgggtttgaaccccggggttgtccaaccttgggggggtcatcccaggtcatcctctgtgtggagtttgcatgttctcgccatgtCTGTGGCAGgtcttctccgggtgctccggtttcccccaccataaaaaaagacacgcatgtcagggttgatactcctgtctgtggccctgaccgaggcatggcaagaccaactggagttggtacccgggcgctgcagctgcccactgctcctcactacacagctaggatgggttaaatgcagtgaaagaatttccccacggggatcaataaggtAGTACCAAAaccccctctgtgaatagtacacatgtccattgtaactctagttaatggtcacacccatatgaaaccggtcgttgtttttggtcgttatgccactgtattgtttataagggtgggggtacctgcagtcagctgagactgaagaggtcacttggctgatgatgaaacgtttgtccCAGACCTGGACTGCAGCCTCCAGGTGAGCTGCTTCAGCTTCTCAGTGCAGCATTACTACTATGTGCTTATCCTTCTGCAACAGACCACCTTGCTGTTCAGCCGCCCCACGGCAGTCCAAAGCACACAGGAACGGGAGAGTCTGCCTCAGAAACAGGGTAGTGATGTACTGATCTGATATGCTAAAACCCTGCACCATTCCACTTCAGCTGTATTACCTCACCATTGGTTCAAGCTGACAGGTGTTTTTATCAAAGTAGCGTCATTTGACCTTCGTGCAGCCACGCTGGAGGAGTCAGACGTGCAACTCACCTGCAGCTGCTGGCAAACCGAGCGGGAAGTGACGGTGACGTTTTCCTCGTACAAAATATTCCAGCAGTAGGCTGCGTGATACTCCATGGCTAAAGGGACGTAGAAGACCAAGCTGAGCGAGGTGGTGACGCAGCCCATCACCTGCAGCCCCAGACAGGCCTTGAGCTGGAAGACAGATGAGACAGTGTCAGGGCACACGGTGCCGGCGTTGCCTAAGCACACATCAGAGCACTTTGGGAGGTTTCTGCAAGGGCCTTCATGCGGATAGGCCCACATGGCGTTTCGCTCCAGCGGGTGATGGAGGTCCTTACTGTGGGGAGATGGAGGTTCTGTGCTGCCATGGCCAGACTGCCGGCTATGATCACCTAGGGAACGGACAGGGAGAACACGATTAACACCTTGCCAAGAGCAGTAGAGGAGGTGCACAGCGGTCTCCTGGTCAGGTCTGGCCAACAAGTCAAACGTCACCTTCTGTCTGCATGGGGACACAGTTTGTTGTCTGAATCGAGGAGAAGTCGAGTGTCTGAAATTTGGCACATAATGAGGTCTGACATATTTGTGATTTTGATctgctttattgatccctgtaggggaattctgctctgcatcctcgctgtgtagcagggcggcacggtggcgcaggggttagcgcggtcgcctcacagcaagaaggtcctgggttcgagccccggggtagtccagccttgggggtcgtcccgggtcgtcctctgtgtggagtttgcatgttctccccgtgtctgcggtgggtttctccgggtgctccggttttcctcccacagtccaaagacatgcaggtcaggtgactcggccgtactacatggtccctaggtgtgtgtgtgtgtgtatgtgtgtgtgtgtgtgtgtgtgtgtgtgtgtgtgtgtgtgtgtgtgtgtgtgtgtgtgtgtgggccctgtgatggcctggtggtctgtccagggtgtccccctgcctgttgcccaatgactgctgggataggctccagcatccccacgaccctgagagcaggataagcggttcggataatggatgatggatggatggatggataatggatggatggatgatggatggatggatggatgatggatggatggatgatggatggatggatggatggatgatggatggatggatgatggatggataatggatggatgatggatggatggatggatggatggatgatggatggatggatgatggatggatgatggatggataatggatggatggatggatgatggatggatgatggatggatggatgatggatggatggacggatgatggatacctgtgtagctaggagcagtgggcggccgccgtgcagctccggggaccaactccatttcatctcgccatgccttgctcaggggcacagacaggagtattaaccctaacatgcatgtgtttttgatggtgggaggaaaccggagcacccggagaaacccaccgcagacacggggagaacatgcaaactccacacagaggacgacccgggacgacccccaagggtggacatccccggggttcgaacccaggaccttcttgctgtgaggcgacagcgctgaccGCTGGGCCACCAAGCCACCCTGAGGTACCATGAAATACTTGAGGAGGTATTACTTCACAGCTGCTTGTGGTTTGGTAGCATGCTGGGCGGTACCAACTCCGTGCTGGCTCCCCCCTGTATAAAATCCCCCGTGGCTGCTGCTTTCAGCACCACCCAGTCCTTACCAGGAATGAGGAAATGAGGAGGGGTACGTCCCTCTCCAGACGAACATAGGTCGTGGTGGAGGTCACCCAGCTGATCTGGAACACACTCAAGGTGATCTGCGTGATCTTGGGGAGACAAAACACCGAGGGGCTGTTTCAAAAGTCATTCTCATGTGTAGGATGGAGCACCACTGTCGTTCTCtttcacgcaaacacacacacacacacacgctcacacacactcactaacacacacactctcacacacagacacacacacacactcacacacactctcacacacacacacactcacacacactcacacactctctcacacacacactcacacacactcactcacacacacactctcacacacacacacacgctcacacacacactcatatactctcacacacacacacacactctcacacacgctcacacacacacacactctcacacacacactcacacacacacacactctcacacgcacacacactctctcacacacacacacacacactcacacactctcacacacgctcacacacacacacactcacacacacacactcacacacacacacacgctcacacacacacacactcacacacacacacacacactcacacactctcacacacacacactctcacacacgctcacacacacactcacacacacacacactctcacacgcacacacactctctcacacacacacacacacactcacacacacacactctcacacgcacacacacactctcacacgcaaacacacacactcacacgcaaacacacacactcacacgcaaacacacacacacactcacacacacacacactcacacacgcgcgcacacacacacacacacacacacacactcacacacacacacacacactcacacacacacacacacacacacacacacacacacacacccctagagcTTTGGGTTCCGAATCCAGGTACTTCCGGGCGCGCGCTGGGTTCTTCTGGAACGTCACCGACACCAGGGGCGCATGCGCAGTGTTGCGCGGCTGGTCGACGTCCGCCTCCACAGTCGCCTCCTCGTCTTGGAATGCAAAACAAACAGACGATTTCAACATGCTCCGCGCGGACTGTGCGGCTCGACGCGAAACGGCACGAAGCGTCGCCGGCCGGCGGCGCTACGTCACCCGCAGAAGTAAAGCGCGTGCAAACGCTTGGCTTTTGCGGAAGTGACTGattccccccccacccacccccaccccccgtcttcATCACACCGCCGCAGATGGAAGTCATTTATCAGGACGAACAACACGGACGGCCCAGCACCCTGAAGATCATGCAGCAAAAACCCCAACCAGTTTTACCGCGTACCTGCCATGACGTCAGCGCTCCTCTCGGCTCCTCAAGGACCACAAGTCTCCCGATCACGTCCCGCACACgactgcctgactgactgcctgactgcctgcctgaGACTGACTGCCTgagactgcctgcctgcctgcctgcccgacCGCGGTCAGCTCGGACCACTGTTCCGCCTATGTCGACTATTATCGGAGGAGGTTTCAAACTACGCCCCTCAAACCTCCGCATTTCCACTCGTTTTAACCCAACATCGCCCTCTGTGTTGCGCAACCAACTCCACCCAACTCCAACCACATTTGACAGCCCAGCACCCCCCGGCCGGGCCTCCTCACGCAGGAAGCCCGGGGGTGGggtcgggggtggggggagtgCTGACCCGCTGACACCGCGCAACGCTGCTCATCACAGGAATATGTGCATCCGCCTACGGTCACACCGGAATTCACACAAACCGGGTCTTGTTCCGTACTCCCACGTCCCTTGACAAGGAGACCAGAATCCATTTGCACAAAACTCCACCCGTTAGCAAGACAGTCGGTGAAATGCGTCTTTATTCGTATGTAAGTAATAAATCATATCGCTACATGTGTGTGTAGCGGGGATGGTTGTAACACAGCACCTACAAATCGGTTCTTTTGGACACGAGCTTCCCTTATTTGTCCACCAAAAAGACACGTTTACAACTACATGACACAACTCATTAAAGTGTTACAACCTGCCCCGCCACCGGGGTCAGTTATAACAACAGGAGGGGTCAGTTATAACAACAAGAGGGGGGTCGGTTGTAACAACAGAAGGGGTCAGTTATAACAACAGGAGGGGGTCGGTTGTAACAACAGGAGTGAGGAATTAGAAATCGAGACCACGCCACAAAACAGGCATGCCAATAAGTTTATTACACGTGCCAACACTTGAACGACTTCCTGTCGCCCACCGAGCACAGGAAGTCCCTGCTGACGTGGAAATCACTTCACAACCTGCAAGACACAGCCGCCCCTACTTCCCAGACTGCAGAGGAACTTTATTAGACTTCAGAAGAGCTTTCGTACAGGACATCAGCTACACAGTGgacaaaacgtgtgtgtgtgtgtgatcagagTTGCCGTGGTGACTGGTGTATGCAGGTCCACCAGGAGTGCAGTCTTCTTCGTGGGTCTAGAACTTGCACGTCTGATCCTCTTTCCTTCGGGTCTGTCATTTGCACAGGGCTCCGTGCCCACAAATCTTCTTCTGTGGTGTCCAGATCTTCCTCCCTGACCCTCCTGGACCGCCTCGCCGCTGGCTTCCTCTCCGCCTGATTTCGTTTTTGCTTTGCCTGTGTCCAAAACATGGCCTTTCCCCACATTCTTTAGTCCTGCGTTTAGTTGTGTTTCCGGGGTTAGTTGCAACCCCCCCACCTATTTAAAAAAGTGTTACAACTAACCCCGCCCAGCCAGCCATCTTCCGGCTAGCTGAAGCAGCATGGCGGTGTGACGTTAGCATGGTACACAAGACACTACTCTCCAATCTAATACAAGTTACACACTTATAACCTCAGCAGTGTCAGCAGTCAAAACCCTGGCTTGGTCCAAAGCCCTGGCTTGGTCCAAAACCCTGACTCGGTCCAAAGCCCTGGCTTGGTCCAAAACCCTGACTTGGTCCAAAGCCCTGGCTCGGTCCAAAGCCCTGACTTGGTCCAAAACCCTGGCTTGGTCCAAAACCCTGGCTCGGTCCAAAGCCCTGGCTCGGTCCAAAACCCTGGCTTGGTCTAAAGCCCTGACTTGGTCCAAAGCCCTGGCTCGGTCCAAAACCCTGGCTTGGTCCAAAACCCTGACTTGGTCCAAAACCCTGGCTTGGTCCAAAGCCCTGGCTTGGTCCAAAACCCGGCTCGGTCCAAAACCCGGCTTGAGCCGGAGGAGTGTTTCGTCTGTAAAATCTGCAGCTTTCCACCCAGCTATGCCGGGTCACATGGCCGGTCGGGAAGGAAGTTGGACAAATGTGGCCAAGGAAGTGATCCCGCTCGCTCACATGACTGTTAGGTCATCCCTTCCTGGTGAAAGTGACACG of Lampris incognitus isolate fLamInc1 chromosome 20, fLamInc1.hap2, whole genome shotgun sequence contains these proteins:
- the LOC130130338 gene encoding uncharacterized protein LOC130130338 encodes the protein MADEEATVEADVDQPRNTAHAPLVSVTFQKNPARARKYLDSEPKALGITQITLSVFQISWVTSTTTYVRLERDVPLLISSFLVIIAGSLAMAAQNLHLPTLKACLGLQVMGCVTTSLSLVFYVPLAMEYHAAYCWNILYEENVTVTSRSVCQQLQNADYHRYAENILIHAALIAISATLAAYCCKVVNCCSPTANMPVITVQAPPAQHRDP